A single genomic interval of Candidatus Binatia bacterium harbors:
- a CDS encoding ABC transporter ATP-binding protein, whose translation MGDAQSVPATAPDALVSIQNLEIGFPTPTGFTEAVRRISVDVGPGEVVALVGESGSGKSVTALSILGLLPPAARVGGGRIEFRGRNLLEERPDALRCVRGNEIGMIFQEPMTSLNPLHTIEKQVAEAIGIHNPGTADSIRRQARELLEAVGLESVLERGSPYPHELSGGQRQRVMIAMALANKPDLLIADEPTTAVDVTIQAQLLELLASLRARYGMAMLFITHDLSVVRKIADRVCVMNAGRIVETGPTSEVLHTPEHPYTRHLLAAEPSGEPDPTQIRSPEVLGVRNLKVWYPIRTGLLRRTTDHVKAVDGVTLDVREGETLGVVGESGSGKSTLGLAILGLVASQGERRFLDHDLASSTAEETRTFRRQAQIVFQDPYGSLSPRLSVGEIVGEGLLVHPAGIDETGRRARIAAALQEVDLPADAADRYPHEFSGGQRQRIAIARAMILRPRLIILDEPTSALDVSVQAQITELLKNLQRQHGTSYVFISHDLRVVRSLAHRVAVMKAGHVVEQAPTGDLFASPQQAYTQELIRASLL comes from the coding sequence ATGGGTGACGCGCAAAGCGTACCCGCCACCGCACCCGATGCGCTTGTCTCGATCCAGAATCTGGAGATCGGATTCCCCACACCCACCGGATTTACCGAGGCCGTCCGCCGCATCTCTGTCGATGTAGGGCCAGGCGAAGTCGTTGCCCTGGTCGGAGAAAGCGGCTCGGGGAAATCCGTGACCGCGCTCTCGATTCTGGGTCTTCTGCCACCCGCAGCCAGAGTCGGGGGAGGACGCATCGAGTTTCGCGGGCGAAACCTTCTGGAGGAAAGGCCGGACGCGCTGCGCTGCGTCCGAGGCAACGAGATCGGCATGATCTTTCAGGAGCCGATGACCTCCCTGAACCCCCTGCATACGATTGAAAAGCAGGTGGCCGAGGCCATCGGCATCCACAACCCCGGCACAGCCGACTCCATTCGCCGGCAGGCACGCGAGCTTCTCGAGGCTGTCGGTCTGGAATCGGTATTGGAGCGTGGATCCCCCTACCCGCATGAGCTCTCCGGTGGGCAGCGACAACGTGTGATGATCGCCATGGCGTTGGCGAACAAGCCGGACCTGCTGATCGCCGATGAACCCACGACCGCTGTCGACGTCACCATCCAGGCACAACTGCTCGAACTGCTGGCCTCCCTGCGCGCGCGCTACGGCATGGCGATGCTCTTCATCACCCATGACTTGTCTGTGGTGCGCAAGATCGCTGATCGCGTCTGCGTCATGAATGCGGGGCGGATTGTCGAAACAGGCCCCACGAGCGAGGTTCTGCACACCCCGGAGCACCCCTACACGCGTCACCTGCTGGCCGCAGAGCCCTCAGGCGAACCCGATCCAACTCAGATCCGATCGCCGGAGGTACTCGGCGTGCGTAATCTGAAAGTCTGGTACCCCATTCGGACGGGCCTGCTCCGGCGCACCACCGATCATGTAAAGGCCGTAGACGGCGTGACGCTGGATGTGCGCGAAGGAGAAACGCTCGGCGTGGTCGGTGAAAGTGGGTCCGGCAAGAGCACGCTGGGGCTTGCGATTCTGGGCCTCGTCGCCAGCCAGGGAGAGCGAAGATTTCTCGATCACGATCTCGCCTCGAGCACTGCCGAGGAAACCCGCACCTTTCGGCGGCAAGCACAGATTGTCTTTCAGGATCCATATGGCTCACTCAGCCCGCGGCTCTCCGTGGGCGAGATCGTCGGTGAGGGCTTGCTGGTTCATCCCGCGGGCATCGATGAGACCGGCCGGCGCGCTCGGATTGCAGCAGCCCTGCAGGAGGTCGATCTGCCCGCAGATGCGGCCGATCGCTACCCCCACGAGTTCTCGGGTGGACAGCGCCAGAGAATCGCCATCGCCCGCGCCATGATCCTGCGCCCCCGATTGATCATTCTCGACGAGCCAACCAGTGCGCTCGATGTCTCCGTGCAGGCACAGATCACCGAACTCCTGAAAAACCTGCAAAGACAGCATGGAACCAGTTATGTTTTCATCAGTCACGATCTGCGCGTCGTGCGCTCGCTGGCACATCGTGTTGCGGTCATGAAGGCCGGACACGTGGTCGAGCAGGCGCCCACGGGCGATCTATTTGCCTCCCCGCAGCAGGCCTATACGCAGGAACTGATCCGGGCTTCCCTCCTCTGA
- a CDS encoding NUDIX hydrolase, protein MFTEPRDTLAPDEPAATVILLRDAADGLEILMLRRNSKLNFAGGLWVFPGGRIDEADWTGLASDDDCGAAKVCAAREAAEESGLEIEPADLVPFSHWTPPDNSPRRFLTWFFVSQAPVGDVAIDRGEIHDHRWVTAAEGMRKVQSDEIQVLPPTFVTLAMLADFPTVKAALSAIEAAPVDFYRTRIGLSDAGATALWEGDAGYAASDPEQAGPRHRLLMASGGWEYFRERTEEI, encoded by the coding sequence GTGTTCACTGAGCCAAGAGATACACTCGCTCCCGACGAGCCCGCCGCCACCGTCATCCTCTTGCGTGATGCCGCCGATGGTCTGGAAATTCTGATGCTCCGGCGCAATTCCAAGCTGAATTTCGCCGGGGGGCTCTGGGTCTTCCCGGGCGGCCGCATCGATGAGGCTGACTGGACAGGTCTGGCTTCGGACGATGACTGTGGCGCTGCCAAAGTCTGCGCCGCGCGCGAGGCAGCCGAGGAATCCGGTCTCGAAATCGAGCCCGCGGACCTGGTTCCCTTTTCTCATTGGACACCGCCGGACAACTCACCGCGGCGGTTCCTGACCTGGTTTTTTGTCAGCCAGGCACCGGTGGGCGATGTCGCGATTGATCGCGGCGAGATCCACGACCATCGCTGGGTGACGGCGGCCGAAGGAATGCGCAAAGTGCAATCCGATGAAATCCAGGTTCTGCCGCCCACCTTCGTCACCCTCGCCATGCTGGCAGACTTCCCCACAGTGAAAGCGGCCCTTTCTGCGATCGAAGCGGCCCCGGTGGACTTCTACCGCACTCGCATCGGACTCTCCGACGCCGGTGCCACCGCGCTCTGGGAAGGTGATGCCGGATACGCCGCCTCGGACCCCGAACAAGCGGGCCCTCGCCACCGACTTCTGATGGCGTCGGGCGGCTGGGAGTATTTTCGCGAGCGAACCGAGGAGATCTGA
- a CDS encoding HAD family phosphatase, translating into MAAKAFLFDYGGVFTASPFRAIDELGVKIGAAPGQAVEIIFGPYASDTDHPWHRLERGEISLQEAREAILALGQKVDLETDVFQFFSAMSTGAGVREEFVDLVREIRAAGHKTGMITNNVLEFREHWEKTLPLGELFDVVIDSSAVGVRKPDPAIFTLTMEHLGVQAEHSVFIDDFEGNIDAAQRLGLQGVLVEEDFAPSIAETRRLLG; encoded by the coding sequence ATGGCCGCAAAAGCATTCCTGTTTGATTATGGTGGCGTTTTTACCGCCTCCCCGTTCCGCGCGATTGACGAGCTCGGCGTCAAGATCGGCGCCGCACCCGGCCAGGCCGTGGAAATCATTTTCGGCCCCTATGCGAGCGATACCGACCACCCTTGGCATCGCCTCGAACGCGGCGAGATCTCGCTGCAGGAGGCTCGGGAGGCGATTCTGGCTCTGGGTCAGAAGGTCGATCTCGAGACCGATGTTTTTCAATTTTTCTCGGCAATGAGCACCGGGGCCGGGGTCCGCGAGGAATTCGTGGATCTGGTGCGAGAAATCCGGGCCGCCGGTCATAAAACCGGCATGATCACGAACAACGTCCTCGAATTCCGGGAGCATTGGGAAAAGACCCTCCCGCTCGGCGAGCTTTTCGATGTCGTGATCGACTCCAGCGCTGTGGGTGTGCGCAAACCCGATCCCGCCATCTTCACGCTGACGATGGAACACCTCGGAGTTCAAGCAGAACATTCTGTTTTTATTGATGATTTTGAGGGAAACATCGACGCGGCCCAGCGCCTGGGGCTGCAGGGGGTTCTGGTCGAAGAAGATTTCGCTCCCTCGATCGCCGAAACTCGACGCCTTCTGGGCTGA
- a CDS encoding metalloregulator ArsR/SmtB family transcription factor: MNETPALLGWMSALSDATRARTLRLVERHELTVADLCAVLQAPQSTVSRHLKVLADEGWVEARPEGTSRLYRMPKEDLAGPAKRLWALVREETAALTSTAQDDQRLESVLAQRRRPSEEFFRSAAGEWDRMRDEMFGHRFDLQALAALLDPDWTVADLGCGTGELAASLAPFVSRVVGVDSSNEMLRSARTRLQQLKNIELRSGQLEALPIDDQSVDAATAFLVLHHLPDPLAVLRETTRILKPGGRLLLVDMQEHDRNEYRSQMGHVWLGFPPDQLASWFEEAGLENLRIHSIPPDPKAKGPSLFAAVGQRSRGTVTLH; this comes from the coding sequence ATGAATGAGACCCCCGCACTGCTTGGCTGGATGAGCGCCCTGTCGGACGCCACCCGGGCCCGCACCTTGAGGCTTGTCGAGAGACACGAGCTGACCGTTGCGGATCTCTGCGCCGTTTTGCAGGCTCCTCAATCCACCGTGAGCCGCCATCTGAAAGTGCTCGCCGACGAAGGCTGGGTCGAGGCGCGTCCCGAAGGGACCAGCCGGCTCTACAGGATGCCGAAGGAAGACCTGGCCGGGCCCGCAAAGCGCCTATGGGCACTCGTCCGCGAGGAGACGGCGGCCCTGACATCGACCGCTCAGGATGACCAGCGGCTGGAAAGCGTGCTGGCCCAGCGTCGACGTCCGTCCGAGGAATTTTTCCGCTCTGCTGCGGGAGAATGGGATCGGATGCGCGACGAGATGTTCGGTCATCGTTTTGATTTGCAGGCGCTGGCCGCCCTTCTGGACCCCGATTGGACGGTTGCCGACCTCGGTTGTGGCACCGGAGAACTCGCGGCCAGCCTCGCCCCCTTCGTCTCGCGCGTCGTCGGGGTCGACAGCTCCAACGAAATGTTGCGCAGCGCACGTACGAGGCTCCAGCAGCTCAAGAATATCGAGCTTCGCTCGGGCCAACTCGAAGCACTCCCCATCGACGATCAAAGCGTCGATGCGGCCACCGCGTTTCTCGTCCTGCATCATTTGCCGGACCCCCTCGCGGTCCTCCGGGAAACCACCCGGATCCTGAAGCCAGGCGGGCGCCTTTTGCTTGTCGACATGCAGGAACACGATCGGAACGAATACCGCAGCCAGATGGGTCACGTCTGGCTCGGCTTCCCACCCGATCAACTTGCCAGCTGGTTCGAGGAAGCCGGCCTGGAAAATCTCCGAATCCATTCGATTCCCCCCGACCCGAAGGCCAAAGGGCCTTCGCTATTTGCCGCAGTAGGACAGCGGAGTCGCGGGACCGTTACTCTTCATTGA
- the ahcY gene encoding adenosylhomocysteinase, translated as MSTAEKLDTLNRPAYKVADLGLAELGRKELRLAEQEMPGLMALREKYGSEKPLSGSQIMGSLHMTVQTAVLIETLVDLGADVRWVSCNIFSTQDSAAAAVVVGRDGSVDNPTGTPVFAWKGETLEEYWWCTNEALVWPDGTGPDLIVDDGGDATLLCHKGLEFEKSGVIPEFDPENDAEEYGVILDLIRKVAKDAPGQWARVNEKLRGVSEETTTGVDRLYQMARDGELLFPAINVNDSVTKSKFDNVYGCRHSLIDGLNRATDVMLGGKIAVVCGFGQVGKGCAESLRGQGCRVIVTEIDPICALQAAMQGFEVATIEDFIDRADLFITTTGNFNIITAEHMSKMKDKAIVGNIGHFDNEIDMAGVQKIAGIEKINIKPQYDEWVFPDGHSVLVLAEGRLLNLGCATGHPSFVMSASFTNQVLAQLELWQNPDKYETAVYMLPKHLDEEVARLHLGKLGVKLTTLSEKQADYLGVPVEGPFKPDYYRY; from the coding sequence ATGAGCACCGCTGAAAAATTGGACACCCTGAATCGACCCGCCTACAAGGTAGCCGATCTGGGACTAGCCGAATTGGGCCGCAAAGAACTGCGCCTCGCCGAACAGGAAATGCCCGGATTGATGGCCCTGAGGGAAAAATACGGCAGCGAGAAACCGCTGTCGGGCTCCCAGATCATGGGCTCCCTTCATATGACCGTCCAAACCGCGGTTCTGATCGAAACTCTTGTCGACCTCGGGGCTGATGTCCGCTGGGTGTCCTGCAATATCTTTTCGACGCAGGACTCCGCCGCCGCAGCCGTCGTTGTCGGACGAGATGGAAGCGTCGACAACCCCACAGGCACCCCCGTATTTGCCTGGAAAGGCGAGACTCTCGAAGAATATTGGTGGTGCACCAACGAAGCTCTCGTATGGCCGGATGGCACTGGTCCCGATCTGATCGTGGACGATGGCGGCGACGCCACCCTGCTTTGCCACAAAGGTCTCGAGTTCGAAAAATCCGGCGTCATCCCGGAGTTCGATCCCGAAAACGACGCCGAGGAATACGGTGTCATTCTGGACCTGATCCGGAAGGTAGCCAAGGATGCCCCGGGACAGTGGGCGCGAGTCAATGAAAAGCTCCGCGGCGTTTCCGAAGAGACCACCACCGGTGTCGATCGTCTCTACCAGATGGCTCGCGACGGAGAACTCCTCTTCCCTGCGATCAACGTGAATGACTCGGTGACCAAATCGAAATTCGATAACGTCTATGGCTGCCGCCATTCATTGATCGACGGCCTGAACCGCGCCACTGACGTGATGCTCGGGGGCAAGATTGCCGTGGTCTGCGGCTTTGGTCAGGTTGGCAAAGGCTGCGCCGAGTCGCTTCGCGGTCAGGGCTGTCGAGTCATCGTGACGGAAATCGATCCCATTTGTGCGCTGCAAGCAGCCATGCAGGGATTCGAAGTCGCCACGATCGAGGACTTTATCGATCGAGCGGATCTCTTCATCACGACCACCGGCAACTTCAACATCATCACTGCCGAGCATATGTCCAAAATGAAAGACAAGGCGATCGTCGGAAACATCGGCCACTTCGATAACGAAATCGATATGGCAGGCGTGCAGAAGATCGCGGGAATCGAGAAGATCAACATCAAGCCCCAATACGACGAGTGGGTCTTCCCGGACGGACATTCCGTGCTGGTTCTGGCCGAAGGTCGTTTGCTCAATCTCGGTTGCGCCACAGGCCACCCGTCGTTTGTTATGAGTGCCTCGTTCACCAACCAGGTTCTGGCCCAATTGGAGCTCTGGCAGAATCCCGACAAATACGAGACGGCGGTCTATATGCTGCCGAAACATCTGGACGAAGAAGTCGCTCGTCTGCACCTCGGCAAGCTCGGCGTCAAGCTTACAACCCTGAGCGAGAAGCAGGCCGACTATCTCGGCGTGCCCGTCGAAGGCCCCTTCAAGCCGGATTACTACCGCTACTAG
- a CDS encoding transketolase C-terminal domain-containing protein, giving the protein MSFPIDLAAFRPVPLDPKNPELSPDQERQLADNIQLCRDVIVFFTACAAAKGLGGHTGGAYDIVPEVLIMDGFVRSDQPVVPLYLDEAGHRVAIQYLMAVLNGEMPEERLLHYREAFGQLPGHPEFGHTPGVHFSSGRLGHLWPFANGIAFANPEKSVIVFGSDGSQQEGDDAEAARIAVGHQLNIKLVIDDNDVTIAGHPSDYLPGFDVGKTLQGHGMDICDGDGEDLPALYRRMCAAVTKKGPHALINRRKMAIGIEGLEGLPKGHDVISVGLAEPYLEARGHTAALEYLAGVTKEKAPSGHRGSSDTMGKNREVFGIVLADMLEKMDPAERQRQVMVIDSDLEGSCGLHHIHKRVPDVFVRSGIMERGNFSAAAGFGMEKGRQGVFGTFSAFLEMCLSEITMARLNGANVLAHFSHAGVDDMADNTCHFGINNMFAANGLASEDDTTRLYFPGDQHQMRAVLERVFHDPGMRFVFSNRSALPDLLDANGDLLHGENYTFEPGRDEIVREGTAGWVVSFGETLYRALDAVEQLRAKGMDVGLINKSTLNVVDEDLMRKVGSSPFVLVAEGLSQTNGLGVHFGSWLLARGLTPKYAHIGTHLDGCGGLWQQMEHQGLDPEGILAAVEKLATSA; this is encoded by the coding sequence ATGAGTTTCCCGATTGATCTTGCCGCCTTTCGGCCGGTACCGCTGGACCCGAAAAACCCCGAACTCTCTCCTGATCAGGAGCGTCAGTTAGCTGATAATATTCAGTTATGTCGGGATGTTATCGTTTTCTTCACCGCATGTGCTGCGGCGAAGGGCCTCGGGGGTCATACCGGCGGCGCCTACGATATTGTTCCTGAAGTGCTGATCATGGATGGTTTTGTCCGCAGCGACCAGCCGGTGGTGCCACTGTATCTCGACGAGGCGGGTCATCGCGTCGCCATTCAGTACTTGATGGCGGTTTTGAACGGTGAAATGCCCGAGGAACGATTGCTTCATTACCGGGAGGCTTTCGGTCAACTGCCGGGCCATCCGGAATTCGGGCACACCCCCGGGGTCCATTTCTCGTCGGGGCGCCTCGGCCATTTATGGCCCTTCGCCAACGGCATCGCCTTTGCGAACCCCGAGAAGTCGGTCATCGTCTTCGGTTCCGACGGCTCGCAGCAGGAAGGTGACGATGCCGAAGCCGCTCGGATTGCCGTGGGGCATCAACTGAATATCAAGCTCGTGATTGACGATAATGACGTCACGATTGCCGGGCATCCGAGTGATTATTTGCCGGGCTTCGATGTCGGCAAGACCCTTCAGGGTCACGGGATGGATATCTGTGACGGTGATGGCGAGGACCTCCCGGCACTGTATCGGCGGATGTGTGCCGCCGTAACGAAAAAAGGCCCTCACGCTCTGATCAATCGTCGGAAGATGGCGATCGGGATCGAGGGACTCGAAGGTCTGCCGAAGGGGCACGATGTCATTTCGGTCGGCCTCGCCGAGCCCTACCTCGAGGCGAGAGGGCATACCGCGGCTCTCGAATATCTGGCGGGGGTCACCAAGGAAAAAGCACCCTCAGGCCACCGCGGGAGCTCGGACACGATGGGGAAGAATCGCGAAGTTTTCGGGATTGTTCTTGCGGATATGCTCGAGAAGATGGACCCGGCCGAGCGGCAGCGCCAGGTTATGGTCATCGATAGTGATCTGGAAGGGTCCTGCGGTTTGCACCATATCCACAAGCGAGTGCCTGACGTCTTCGTGCGCAGCGGCATTATGGAACGAGGAAATTTTTCCGCCGCGGCCGGATTCGGCATGGAGAAAGGCCGTCAGGGTGTTTTCGGAACCTTCTCGGCTTTCCTCGAGATGTGCCTTTCGGAAATCACCATGGCCCGCCTGAACGGGGCCAACGTTCTTGCACATTTCTCCCATGCAGGGGTCGACGATATGGCCGATAATACATGCCATTTCGGAATCAATAATATGTTCGCCGCAAACGGTCTGGCGAGTGAGGACGATACGACCCGTTTATACTTCCCCGGAGACCAGCATCAGATGCGCGCGGTGCTCGAGCGAGTCTTCCATGATCCCGGCATGCGTTTCGTGTTCTCGAACCGATCGGCTTTGCCGGATCTGCTCGATGCCAATGGTGATTTGCTCCATGGCGAGAATTACACCTTCGAGCCGGGGCGTGACGAGATCGTTCGTGAGGGCACTGCGGGCTGGGTGGTCAGCTTCGGCGAAACGCTTTATCGAGCGTTGGACGCTGTGGAGCAGCTCAGAGCCAAGGGTATGGACGTGGGCTTGATCAATAAATCCACACTCAACGTGGTGGACGAGGATCTGATGCGTAAAGTCGGATCATCGCCCTTTGTTCTGGTTGCTGAAGGACTCAGCCAGACGAACGGGCTGGGGGTTCATTTCGGATCCTGGCTATTGGCGCGTGGGCTCACGCCCAAATATGCTCATATCGGGACCCACCTCGATGGATGCGGCGGCTTGTGGCAGCAGATGGAACATCAGGGTCTCGACCCCGAAGGAATCCTGGCAGCGGTCGAGAAGCTGGCAACATCCGCTTAG
- a CDS encoding carboxypeptidase-like regulatory domain-containing protein translates to MFPALARQCRPGLVALLLTLILAPGCAAIGTWTTYWIKGDGPTGADLELLREQSAPYRQRGAGIIVGRAFLQFPENKEVRSFRGRIRMVPATLFAEHRLEKYVMKKNEFPPEIESQVKWVTRSDTEGRFVFRELPPGKYIIASEIAYVSNSDKAQMAIAWSEVELGEGETKQTFVSREIKPGIL, encoded by the coding sequence ATGTTCCCAGCCCTCGCCCGCCAATGCCGGCCCGGCCTTGTCGCCCTGCTTTTGACCCTGATCCTCGCACCCGGATGCGCCGCCATCGGGACCTGGACGACCTACTGGATCAAAGGCGACGGTCCTACCGGAGCAGACCTCGAACTTCTGCGGGAGCAATCAGCCCCCTACCGTCAGCGCGGAGCTGGTATTATCGTCGGTCGTGCCTTCCTGCAATTCCCGGAGAACAAGGAGGTTCGATCCTTCCGAGGACGCATCCGTATGGTTCCGGCGACCCTGTTCGCAGAGCATCGGCTGGAAAAATACGTCATGAAGAAAAACGAGTTCCCGCCCGAAATCGAGTCTCAGGTAAAATGGGTGACTCGTTCGGATACCGAAGGTCGGTTCGTCTTTCGGGAGCTCCCACCGGGGAAATACATCATTGCCTCGGAGATCGCGTATGTGAGCAATTCCGACAAGGCCCAAATGGCGATCGCCTGGTCCGAGGTCGAATTGGGCGAAGGTGAAACCAAGCAGACCTTTGTATCGCGGGAGATCAAACCCGGGATCCTCTAG
- the cysS gene encoding cysteine--tRNA ligase → MSDQDASIALYNTLTRRVEPLVCREAGHVRLYVCGVTVYDYAHVGHARVMLVFDTLVRFLEWTGQRVTYIRNITDIEDKIINRARENGETSEELSRRFANALQEDSAALGNRAPDVEPLATDHIPEMVAMITELEERGLAYRTPDGMYFSVGDFPAYGRLSRRNLDDLKAGARVEVDAHKRHPADFALWKAAKPGEPFWESPFGAGRPGWHIECSAMSSRYLGETFDLHGGGEDLVFPHHENEIAQSEGSSGKPFANHWAHVSFLRLGDEKMSKSLGNIVNIRDALERFPREALRLMLLQTHYRSPLEFTMDAVADAEKVLLRMYETLARAFESEPPEAPVPEAEELLAEFRSALHDDLNTSRALAALHDGVRAVNRMIDVGYCAQAASVGRAIVSAGSVLGVLQGDPAATLEEMRQGRAEASGMDAPRIEALIVERAEAREARDFGRADEIRDELAAAGIDLKDAPDGPTTWTARR, encoded by the coding sequence ATGTCCGACCAGGATGCATCGATCGCACTCTATAATACGCTGACTCGCCGGGTCGAGCCGCTCGTCTGCCGCGAGGCCGGTCATGTGCGCCTCTATGTCTGCGGCGTGACGGTTTACGACTACGCGCATGTCGGGCACGCGCGCGTCATGCTGGTTTTCGACACCCTCGTACGGTTTCTGGAATGGACGGGGCAGCGGGTAACTTACATCCGCAACATTACGGATATCGAGGACAAGATCATCAACCGGGCTCGCGAGAATGGCGAGACCTCGGAGGAATTATCGCGTCGTTTTGCTAATGCCCTGCAGGAAGATTCGGCCGCTCTGGGCAATCGTGCCCCCGATGTCGAACCACTGGCTACCGACCATATTCCCGAAATGGTAGCGATGATCACCGAACTGGAAGAGCGTGGTCTGGCTTACAGGACGCCCGACGGCATGTATTTTTCGGTGGGTGATTTCCCCGCCTACGGTCGACTCTCGCGCCGAAATCTGGACGACCTGAAGGCCGGGGCGCGGGTAGAGGTGGATGCCCATAAACGTCATCCTGCTGATTTCGCCTTATGGAAAGCTGCGAAGCCCGGAGAGCCTTTCTGGGAGAGTCCTTTTGGCGCGGGACGACCGGGTTGGCATATCGAATGCTCGGCGATGAGCAGCCGTTATCTGGGGGAGACCTTTGATTTGCATGGCGGTGGGGAGGATCTGGTTTTCCCGCATCATGAGAACGAGATTGCTCAATCCGAGGGCAGTTCCGGGAAGCCCTTCGCGAACCACTGGGCGCACGTATCCTTTCTGCGTCTGGGCGACGAGAAGATGTCCAAATCGCTCGGGAATATCGTCAATATTCGAGATGCTCTGGAACGTTTCCCGCGCGAGGCGTTGCGCCTGATGCTTCTGCAGACCCACTATCGTTCGCCTCTCGAGTTCACCATGGATGCGGTTGCCGACGCCGAGAAAGTCTTGCTCCGGATGTACGAGACCCTGGCGCGGGCCTTTGAGTCGGAGCCTCCGGAGGCCCCGGTACCAGAGGCTGAGGAGCTTCTCGCGGAATTCCGAAGCGCCTTGCATGATGACCTGAATACGTCGAGGGCGCTGGCTGCCTTGCACGACGGCGTGCGTGCGGTGAATCGCATGATCGACGTCGGCTACTGCGCTCAGGCGGCCTCGGTCGGTCGCGCCATCGTTTCCGCAGGATCCGTTCTGGGTGTCTTGCAGGGCGATCCGGCAGCAACGCTTGAGGAAATGCGCCAGGGACGGGCGGAAGCCTCGGGAATGGATGCCCCGCGAATTGAGGCACTGATCGTGGAGCGGGCCGAGGCACGTGAGGCGAGAGATTTTGGTCGGGCTGACGAGATTCGAGATGAACTGGCCGCGGCCGGAATCGATTTGAAGGATGCACCGGACGGGCCGACCACCTGGACGGCCCGTCGTTAA